The Pieris rapae chromosome 9, ilPieRapa1.1, whole genome shotgun sequence region aatatttaataaaacttgtcatgaaataaatattgaatgtaaTTGAAACGATAggtatatttcttttcctactaagtatatttcttttttaatagaatttatttacacatccTTGGAGATATTGCCTTTAATTACCTGGCTAATTCCACCCTATTCTCTAGAATGGATTTGTCTTATTATTGTTCATAATCGTCCCAAGTAGTATTGGTAGATATGTTTTTAATCCGTCTAGAACGCAGTCTTACTATTGGCCTAGGGCGTGTTCTTGGGGGTTGAATGGTTGTAGCCGCAGCCGCGTATTGTTTGTCGAGACAACAACGATCGTCGCCATCCGATAACCCTGTCGTAGCTGGACAGAATGGAGCTGTAAAATCTTCTACGCAATATGCGCCTGAGGCTCTGTGAAATTAGGAAAAATCGGTACAATCTCTAACTAGTATAGGTATCTAAAGTTATTCAAAAAGTCacacaacaaatattttgGGGCTAATGCATCTGTTTTTTAAACTCGACATTTGCTTTAATTTTAAGTCAAAAAAAGGTTTCTGTTTTTACAAGTaaaattctgaaaaaaaaaacaaataagaaaaatgGTACAAtgctgatttatttaaagaaaaacactttttaacggattatagttatgtattattgtatttaaacttataattatttgtacataattttaaatttaaaccgacgtttcgcgtgctttacagcgtgcgtggtcacggtgactgatttatttactcACGTCATAGGCGCAGGTTGTCCCAAAGGCACGGGCAAGGCGGAGGCTCTAGCTGGTGGAACTCTCACTGAGCAGCGCCTGCCGCAAGGGACAGCGGCACGAGGTCTGAACAGGCTCTCTGCTTGATAGCATATCGACCATACGTGACTGCATAGGGCTGCATCtgcaaatattacttttttgaaaAACGAGAtctatttaaaagaaagaaaaaattaaagcattaaagctttttagggaattatcaaaaaggttagtcgacatcacaggagaacgaagagctggcagctacctcgcacaaagaattagtctagctattcaaagggggaacgctgctagtatcttcggaaccttgcctaaagggactccttttaataatattctttaataattaaattttaaggttagttattagatgtattatgttatttctgtattaaatatgaatttttattttaaaagaaaaccttTCAAACCAAACACATTTGTATgcgtatgttttattttaacccaCATAATATGCGATTTAAAGATAATAGTTGCCTTGGCTTTTATttcaagaaagaaaaaaaattaaaacttatacttACTTGGTGTATCCTCACAATAGGGTTGACTTCTTCCTCCATTTAGACAGAAATCTGCATGACCAAGTCGTGCTGCTTCACCATACCTGCCTGCGTTCGTATGAAGGACGTGGACAGCCCGAGCATCTCCAGGGTCTAGACGTAATGCGGGAGCTGATCTGATCAAAGGTCTGGCTGGGTCTAACCCtggaaaatttataaatttctctAAAACTTCAGTTAAAGAAGCCTAGCCAATtgtgaaatgtttaaattgatacaacgatttcaattttatacgtctacatattttatttcgttaaaaaaatCCGTTATGTTCCTGACAGTCTTTTAAGGTaaacacaattaattttttatttaatttagttgtaATTATACAGTTGTATATAGTAGCATATACAAGGACTTAACAGACTTGATAGTACAAAAAGTAATAACGAGAAGAAATTTCAGACAGAGAGAGAGTATGGTTCGAACCGGTCTTTTTCGATAAATAACGTATTGGAGAaagtttgatttattatgCACTTTTCGCTTAGCGTAACATTTTGaccatttttttcttttattcttGTAAATTAATCCACATGACTACGTCCGCTGTACATTCATATCATAACTTCAAATCccaagaaaaaaacttattaaatgcaaactttagaaatttttacttgtattaaacatacttgcctaaatattaaaatatttttatttaaaaacatcgattctttctatttttatctttaactaTACCAAATACATGAGAGAATGAACACAGGGAAGTACGTAGTTAAATTGTAATCTTATCTGTGCTTACATCGCCAAATGGTTACCTCCCATCTCTTCATATATATTGCATgtgatacataattttattaaaattaattttgtaatagacTCCTATGATGAGCCTCGATTAGTAATATTGTAACAGGCAAAACATTTCAATTCTTATTCTAGTTTATACGGAGTAACGTGACAGTAGGTTAATGatatagatttaaattcaTGAAATTGACATACCAATAATTCGATTCATTCTGAAGTTTAAGTAATTGGACATAATGCCACACAAGTGAGCTCCTAATGAATGTCCGACACAAGTAAGTCGGTCAGGTCTGAGACCCGCGCGACGCAAAGTCGCAAGCGCCTCTGCCACGCACCGTGCGACTGGTCGCAAGTTGTGAACAGCCGCGACATAGCACGGAGGCTGGCATAGCTGTCCCCAGTCTAGCATGAAAACGTTGTAACCGCCACGACGGAGATATgctaaaaataagaaatacatattacgtaAAAGGTGTTATGATAAATTTGGTTGTATTTATAGCCGTTGACATGAAACGCAAATAAGAGAAAGAAGTGTTTGGACGGtaaataatgcaaataaaaattaaatatatctaaacgCGTCatcaaaagtattaattaattcttaaattattaaaaatacatgtatttatACAATCTGACCCGTATGTAAGACGACAATAAGTAGAAAGCGTTGTTAAGAGTTTGTTGATGTCAATTGTGAAGTATACAATGTAAAATCGCAATACTTTCTCTGATTGAACTGATAagcactaaataaataaagaattgatTAAAATCTCCCCGATAACATTTTCTTTCGTATCTATAATGAAACATGTAAAatcgtttactaataaataattattattatattatagctattttttttatttgaaaatatataagaaaatttcttattttttgcttAAGGGATAAAACACAATTACAAACACGTAGATATAACATAAGCCTATATAGATAGCTATAGGCCAAGataatgtttaatgtatttgCTAGGGTTTACTTCTTATTAGCCAGGCGATACTGAAAGTCCTCGTGTTGATTCTTGCCTTAAAGATCCttcttgttttaaaacttttaggcttttttaattatatcaagGTAATAAGGCACTATATGCAACTGGGGTGTGGAGCTCAACTGTCTGCCAGATAGCtcgctagtgcgttgccggaatTTTAGGAGAAAGAAGAGGGAGAGACTATATGAGATGAAAGGCTTCGAATAGTCTAAACCGGACTgctataaatttctttatgtaCTTATATGAGAATAATTACCATCTCGTAGAACAATTATCGGCAGTGTATCATCTCCACCAGCGTAGCCGTGAATAAGTAAAATTGTTTCGTGGGAGGGTTCCCAGCTACTCTGACGAAGCCAGTCTTCACTAAAGAGGTCCACCTGTACCACAAATATCATTATAGTATCGAGTTCTAAATAAACTCCAAAGTTGCTGATTTACTCTAATACACTTTAAGTTTTAGGTACCTAAGTGACAACTTATTTAGTCCAAAAGTATACTTGGTTGCCCCttaatacgcaaatatttttactaataaagaTTACGTCtattatactatactatacttgcagacaataaattaaaataccttgTAGTTCGATACACGTAAAATAAACTATGATTGAACGCGAGAGAGAAGAGATACAAAACATCGCCAATAGGTACAGTTTAAAAATCaactgaaattaataaagaaaattaaaaaaataacatttacatcAGTCACGTGACACAAAATGGTTACAGATTACTCGAGTCCACGACGCAtgcttgtaaataatatgactTCTCTTGTGTAATCCTAATACTATCTTGGAGTTTAATTTCGTCCGTGActgtatatgaaatatatacgtaTGAGTAATTTAAGAATGATaccatataaaaaacttaacatttatttacaagtatGGTTCGTTATAAGATTGTGTTATTTCTGGTTCTtgcaattacaattaatgtttaatttgtattttaaagccaatattaacagaaataaataattgtatagatTATATAGACACTGTGGAATAATCTGCTagagttttaaaaatcacCTCAATTAGCCAAGTGcaaagtaaacatttaaattgtttaaactaaaaatgtcTTAGGTACCGTTAACTTTGTATACTTTTACAactgtacataaaatattgatgGCCGAAAAGCAATTACGTAATGGGCTTCGCGCACTCAATACTGCGATTTTACGATTGTcggatattaatattttcttactgGTATTTCCCAAAACTCCAGAACGGGTCTCgtcatgttaaataaataccgATGTCAAAGACTAATTTTCttaaagagtatttttttgGCACTAGCTAACAAAAACCCCCAATGACGGCATCAAACCACGAAAACCCATTTTAAACGGATGTATTTTAGAGAGTATTTTTGAGGTATACATAAACTATTGAAATTAGGATCGCCATTTTAGTTACACTGTAAGCTTGGTGACTACagattaaatatacttactataTACCAGATCATATACATTGATAATACCTTGAGCtcaatatagtattatattattgacgATACTAACATATATTGCGGTTAAATCGTCGTGACACacgttacaatttaatttgtttaaaaatgacgttttatattgattaaatttataaaataataaaagtaagaaGTCCACTAAAATTGTACTAAATTCCTATCAATAGTTTAGCGATTATAGCATATATATCCcggatatttaaattttttatacgaaatgacgtattatgtttataaaatttataaagtaataataaaaagtctgcTAAAATTGTACTACATTCTTATCAATAGCTTAGCGATTATATCGGAGTTTTGGGCGCGGATCCGAATACTGTTACCAGCAAACTCTTGAG contains the following coding sequences:
- the LOC111002751 gene encoding pancreatic triacylglycerol lipase; amino-acid sequence: MPLFRTKFYAAALVFYSGVLCQRKPIKEALFLNSDTFGNSTLEDCVWKREREPCPDPNVTINLYTEAEPYKKTVDLFSEDWLRQSSWEPSHETILLIHGYAGGDDTLPIIVLRDAYLRRGGYNVFMLDWGQLCQPPCYVAAVHNLRPVARCVAEALATLRRAGLRPDRLTCVGHSLGAHLCGIMSNYLNFRMNRIIGLDPARPLIRSAPALRLDPGDARAVHVLHTNAGRYGEAARLGHADFCLNGGRSQPYCEDTPNAALCSHVWSICYQAESLFRPRAAVPCGRRCSVRVPPARASALPVPLGQPAPMTASGAYCVEDFTAPFCPATTGLSDGDDRCCLDKQYAAAATTIQPPRTRPRPIVRLRSRRIKNISTNTTWDDYEQ